One Epinephelus lanceolatus isolate andai-2023 chromosome 17, ASM4190304v1, whole genome shotgun sequence genomic window carries:
- the LOC117248038 gene encoding uncharacterized protein LOC117248038 isoform X2, giving the protein MWTLLVLCSVIISHGVQGVDRLGTTKAMYRPTAGVDPNCVRQLSGRRGALASQNYPNPYPNSKTCIWYIRPSSGIVELSFRALSIEYHPTCDYDALFIFDGPYTSSRLLGKLCGTNSTIFRSTGPAMTLQFSTDRDTSSSGFYAEFTAQGGTSCRNSCGYWLGNCSCSSSCEQRGNCCPNFKDYCASSPTYTTTPSVSYQPSCRYNCGGHLGSCSCTSSCQYYGNCCHDYSYYCPVTTEVPVTPRPSCYNNCGGHMGSCSCRSSCQSYGNCCYDYYTTCLPTTTGIPIRPTSSDWYSCRNNCGRYLAACSCVSTCRSQGNCCYDFYSHCYMTTIATTAQPSCRYNCGRYMGSCSCASSCQWNGNCCYDYYSQCSTTTGAPPTTAQPSCRYNCGRYMGSCSCASSCQWNGNCCYDYYSQCSTTTGAPPTTAQPSCRYNCGRYMGSCSCASSCQWNGNCCYDYYSYCYYTTWSPVTASAQPCGDSLYGSGTFSSPNHPNHYHDNAYCVWQLRAAYDQRIFLAFTYLQLENCCNCDYIAVYDGPSVSSRYLGKVCNSSLTSFYSTSNYLTVLFRTDGSVVGRGFNADFISSLPPSSGRVDCSSDNMNIVIQRTYLNSLGYDGHSLYVNDQHCRPWVSSYQVVFSFPINSCGTIRKFENGRVVYTNTLRAYASSSGEITRQSHLKMNVGCRMEQDSVSQIMYVVHHNGNSSIVGTGRFNTTMDFYTSSSFYYKVHQVPYEVTLNQNMYVQVSLRRGDSSLVLFLDTCVTSPSPHDFHSRPYYLVRNGCGVDSTYWAYSSGTRPYAQFTFRAFQFLRATESVYIQCKVVICQANDYSSRCRRGCMRRTARDVGSEHDSQTLVLGPIQLKDLEKKEEETPKQDKA; this is encoded by the exons ATGTGGACTCTTTTGGTTCTTTGCAGCGTGATCATCTCACATGGAGTGCAAG GTGTTGATCGCCTTGGAACAACTAAGGCAATGTATCGACCAACAGCAG GTGTAGATCCTAACTGTGTCAGACAGCTCTCTGGCAGGAGGGGGGCTCTTGCCAGCCAAAACTATCCAAATCCGTACCCTAACTCAAAAACCTGCATTTGGTATATCAGACCAAGCAGTGGAATCGTGGAGCTGAGCTTCCGTGCTCTATC CATTGAATATCACCCGACTTGTGATTATGATGCCCTTTTCATCTTTGATGGCCCCTATACCAGTAGCAGGCTCTTGGGCAAACTGTGTGGCACGAACAGTACCATCTTCCGCTCTACTGGGCCTGCTATGACTTTGCAGTTCTCGACTGATAGAGATACTAGCTCCTCAGGATTTTATGCTGAATTCACAGCTCAGG GTGGAACTTCCTGCAGAAACAGCTGTGGCTACTGGCTCGGAAACTGCTCATGCTCCTCAAGCTGTGAACAAAGAGGAAACTGTTGTCCAAACTTCAAAG ATTACTGTGCATCCTCACCCACATACACAACTACACCATCAGTATCAT ATCAGCCCTCATGTCGTTACAACTGTGGCGGGCACCTGGGAAGCTGTTCCTGCACAAGCTCTTGTCAATACTATGGCAACTGTTGCCATGACTACAGCT ATTACTGCCCAGTCACAACTGAAGTACCCGTCACAC CTCGGCCCTCGTGTTATAACAACTGTGGCGGGCACATGGGAAGCTGCTCTTGCCGGAGCTCTTGTCAATCCTATGGCAACTGTTGCTATGACTACTACA CTACCTGCCTGCCAACGACTACTGGTATACCTATCAGACCAACAAGCTCAG ATTGGTACTCCTGTCGGAACAACTGTGGCCGCTACCTAGCAGCCTGCTCCTGCGTAAGCACTTGCCGATCCCAAGGAAACTGTTGTTATGACTTCTACT CTCACTGCTACATGACAACTATAGCCACCACAG CTCAGCCCTCATGTCGCTACAACTGCGGCAGGTACATGGGAAGTTGCTCCTGCGCAAGCTCTTGTCAATGGAATGGCAACTGTTGTTATGACTACTACT CTCAATGCTCCACGACCACAGGTGCTCCACCCACCACAG CTCAGCCCTCATGTCGCTACAACTGCGGCAGGTACATGGGAAGTTGCTCCTGCGCAAGCTCTTGTCAATGGAATGGCAACTGTTGTTATGACTACTACT CTCAATGCTCCACGACCACAGGTGCTCCACCCACCACAG CTCAGCCCTCATGTCGCTACAACTGCGGCAGGTACATGGGAAGCTGCTCCTGCGCAAGCTCTTGTCAATGGAATGGCAACTGTTGTTATGACTACTACT CCTACTGCTATTACACAACCTGGTCACCAGTCACAG CTTCAGCCCAGCCCTGTGGAGACTCTCTGTATGGTTCTGGTACCTTCTCCAGCCCGAATCACCCTAACCACTACCACGACAACGCCTACTGTGTCTGGCAGCTCAGGGCTGCATACGACCAAAGAATCTTCCTGGCATTCACGTACCTGCA attggAAAACTGCTGCAACTGTGATTATATCGCAGTCTACGATGGGCCGTCTGTTAGCTCACGATATCTGGGGAAAGTGTGCAACAGTAGTTTGACTTCTTTCTACTCCACTTCCAACTACTTGACTGTGCTCTTCCGGACTGATGGCTCTGTCGTTGGCCGAGGGTTCAATGCTGACTTCATCAGCTCTCTGCCACCAAGCTCAG GTCGGGTGGACTGTTCCTCAGACAACATGAACATTGTGATCCAGAGGACTTACCTGAACTCGCTTGGCTACGACGGCCACAGTCTGTATGTGAACGACCAGCACTGCAGGCCCTGGGTTTCCAGTTATCAGGTGGTCTTCAGCTTCCCCATCAACAGTTGTGGCACCATTCGAAAG TTTGAGAATGGCAGAGTTGTGTACACCAACACTCTGCGTGCCTACGCCTCGAGCTCCGGAGAGATCACACGCCAGTCTCACCTTAAGATGAACGTTGGCTGTCGGATGGAGCAAGACTCAGTGTCCCAGATCATGTATGTTGTGCATCATAATGGTAACAGCAGCATCGTGGGCACGGGCAGATTCAATACCACCATGGATTTCTACACATCCAGCAGCTTCTACTATAAG GTGCATCAAGTTCCATATGAGGTGACACTCAACCAGAACATGTATGTCCAAGTGAGCCTGAGGAGGGGTGACAGCTCCCTGGTCCTCTTTCTTGACACCTGTGTGACCTCACCATCACCCCATGATTTCCACAGCAGGCCTTACTACCTGGTCCGCAATGG CTGTGGCGTGGACAGCACCTACTGGGCCTACAGCAGTGGCACTCGGCCCTACGCCCAGTTCACATTTAGGGCCTTCCAGTTCTTGCGAGCCACAGAGTCAGTGTACATCCAGTGCAAGGTAGTGATATGCCAAGCCAACGACTACAGTTCCCGCTGCCGCCGTGGCTGCATGAGACGTACCGCCAGAGATGTGGGGTCAGAGCATGACAGCCAGACTCTGGTCCTGGGTCCCATCCAACTCAAAG ACCTAgagaaaaaggaagaagaaactCCAAAGCAGGACAAGGCTTAA
- the LOC117248038 gene encoding uncharacterized protein LOC117248038 isoform X1, with amino-acid sequence MWTLLVLCSVIISHGVQGVDRLGTTKAMYRPTAGVDPNCVRQLSGRRGALASQNYPNPYPNSKTCIWYIRPSSGIVELSFRALSIEYHPTCDYDALFIFDGPYTSSRLLGKLCGTNSTIFRSTGPAMTLQFSTDRDTSSSGFYAEFTAQGGTSCRNSCGYWLGNCSCSSSCEQRGNCCPNFKDYCASSPTYTTTPSVSYQPSCRYNCGGHLGSCSCTSSCQYYGNCCHDYSYYCPVTTEVPVTPRPSCYNNCGGHMGSCSCRSSCQSYGNCCYDYYTTCLPTTTGIPIRPTSSDWYSCRNNCGRYLAACSCVSTCRSQGNCCYDFYSHCYMTTIATTAQPSCRYNCGRYMGSCSCASSCQWNGNCCYDYYSQCSTTTGAPPTTAQPSCRYNCGRYMGSCSCASSCQWNGNCCYDYYSQCSTTTGAPPTTAQPSCRYNCGRYMGSCSCASSCQWNGNCCYDYYSQCSRTTGASPTTAQPSCRYNCGRYMGSCSCASSCQWNGNCCYDYYSYCYYTTWSPVTASAQPCGDSLYGSGTFSSPNHPNHYHDNAYCVWQLRAAYDQRIFLAFTYLQLENCCNCDYIAVYDGPSVSSRYLGKVCNSSLTSFYSTSNYLTVLFRTDGSVVGRGFNADFISSLPPSSGRVDCSSDNMNIVIQRTYLNSLGYDGHSLYVNDQHCRPWVSSYQVVFSFPINSCGTIRKFENGRVVYTNTLRAYASSSGEITRQSHLKMNVGCRMEQDSVSQIMYVVHHNGNSSIVGTGRFNTTMDFYTSSSFYYKVHQVPYEVTLNQNMYVQVSLRRGDSSLVLFLDTCVTSPSPHDFHSRPYYLVRNGCGVDSTYWAYSSGTRPYAQFTFRAFQFLRATESVYIQCKVVICQANDYSSRCRRGCMRRTARDVGSEHDSQTLVLGPIQLKDLEKKEEETPKQDKA; translated from the exons ATGTGGACTCTTTTGGTTCTTTGCAGCGTGATCATCTCACATGGAGTGCAAG GTGTTGATCGCCTTGGAACAACTAAGGCAATGTATCGACCAACAGCAG GTGTAGATCCTAACTGTGTCAGACAGCTCTCTGGCAGGAGGGGGGCTCTTGCCAGCCAAAACTATCCAAATCCGTACCCTAACTCAAAAACCTGCATTTGGTATATCAGACCAAGCAGTGGAATCGTGGAGCTGAGCTTCCGTGCTCTATC CATTGAATATCACCCGACTTGTGATTATGATGCCCTTTTCATCTTTGATGGCCCCTATACCAGTAGCAGGCTCTTGGGCAAACTGTGTGGCACGAACAGTACCATCTTCCGCTCTACTGGGCCTGCTATGACTTTGCAGTTCTCGACTGATAGAGATACTAGCTCCTCAGGATTTTATGCTGAATTCACAGCTCAGG GTGGAACTTCCTGCAGAAACAGCTGTGGCTACTGGCTCGGAAACTGCTCATGCTCCTCAAGCTGTGAACAAAGAGGAAACTGTTGTCCAAACTTCAAAG ATTACTGTGCATCCTCACCCACATACACAACTACACCATCAGTATCAT ATCAGCCCTCATGTCGTTACAACTGTGGCGGGCACCTGGGAAGCTGTTCCTGCACAAGCTCTTGTCAATACTATGGCAACTGTTGCCATGACTACAGCT ATTACTGCCCAGTCACAACTGAAGTACCCGTCACAC CTCGGCCCTCGTGTTATAACAACTGTGGCGGGCACATGGGAAGCTGCTCTTGCCGGAGCTCTTGTCAATCCTATGGCAACTGTTGCTATGACTACTACA CTACCTGCCTGCCAACGACTACTGGTATACCTATCAGACCAACAAGCTCAG ATTGGTACTCCTGTCGGAACAACTGTGGCCGCTACCTAGCAGCCTGCTCCTGCGTAAGCACTTGCCGATCCCAAGGAAACTGTTGTTATGACTTCTACT CTCACTGCTACATGACAACTATAGCCACCACAG CTCAGCCCTCATGTCGCTACAACTGCGGCAGGTACATGGGAAGTTGCTCCTGCGCAAGCTCTTGTCAATGGAATGGCAACTGTTGTTATGACTACTACT CTCAATGCTCCACGACCACAGGTGCTCCACCCACCACAG CTCAGCCCTCATGTCGCTACAACTGCGGCAGGTACATGGGAAGTTGCTCCTGCGCAAGCTCTTGTCAATGGAATGGCAACTGTTGTTATGACTACTACT CTCAATGCTCCACGACCACAGGTGCTCCACCCACCACAG CTCAGCCCTCATGTCGCTACAATTGCGGCAGGTACATGGGAAGTTGCTCCTGCGCAAGCTCTTGTCAATGGAATGGCAACTGTTGTTATGACTACTACT CTCAATGCTCCAGGACCACAGGTGCTTCACCCACCACAG CTCAGCCCTCATGTCGCTACAACTGCGGCAGGTACATGGGAAGCTGCTCCTGCGCAAGCTCTTGTCAATGGAATGGCAACTGTTGTTATGACTACTACT CCTACTGCTATTACACAACCTGGTCACCAGTCACAG CTTCAGCCCAGCCCTGTGGAGACTCTCTGTATGGTTCTGGTACCTTCTCCAGCCCGAATCACCCTAACCACTACCACGACAACGCCTACTGTGTCTGGCAGCTCAGGGCTGCATACGACCAAAGAATCTTCCTGGCATTCACGTACCTGCA attggAAAACTGCTGCAACTGTGATTATATCGCAGTCTACGATGGGCCGTCTGTTAGCTCACGATATCTGGGGAAAGTGTGCAACAGTAGTTTGACTTCTTTCTACTCCACTTCCAACTACTTGACTGTGCTCTTCCGGACTGATGGCTCTGTCGTTGGCCGAGGGTTCAATGCTGACTTCATCAGCTCTCTGCCACCAAGCTCAG GTCGGGTGGACTGTTCCTCAGACAACATGAACATTGTGATCCAGAGGACTTACCTGAACTCGCTTGGCTACGACGGCCACAGTCTGTATGTGAACGACCAGCACTGCAGGCCCTGGGTTTCCAGTTATCAGGTGGTCTTCAGCTTCCCCATCAACAGTTGTGGCACCATTCGAAAG TTTGAGAATGGCAGAGTTGTGTACACCAACACTCTGCGTGCCTACGCCTCGAGCTCCGGAGAGATCACACGCCAGTCTCACCTTAAGATGAACGTTGGCTGTCGGATGGAGCAAGACTCAGTGTCCCAGATCATGTATGTTGTGCATCATAATGGTAACAGCAGCATCGTGGGCACGGGCAGATTCAATACCACCATGGATTTCTACACATCCAGCAGCTTCTACTATAAG GTGCATCAAGTTCCATATGAGGTGACACTCAACCAGAACATGTATGTCCAAGTGAGCCTGAGGAGGGGTGACAGCTCCCTGGTCCTCTTTCTTGACACCTGTGTGACCTCACCATCACCCCATGATTTCCACAGCAGGCCTTACTACCTGGTCCGCAATGG CTGTGGCGTGGACAGCACCTACTGGGCCTACAGCAGTGGCACTCGGCCCTACGCCCAGTTCACATTTAGGGCCTTCCAGTTCTTGCGAGCCACAGAGTCAGTGTACATCCAGTGCAAGGTAGTGATATGCCAAGCCAACGACTACAGTTCCCGCTGCCGCCGTGGCTGCATGAGACGTACCGCCAGAGATGTGGGGTCAGAGCATGACAGCCAGACTCTGGTCCTGGGTCCCATCCAACTCAAAG ACCTAgagaaaaaggaagaagaaactCCAAAGCAGGACAAGGCTTAA
- the ikzf5 gene encoding zinc finger protein Pegasus yields MGEEKPDTLDFVKDFQEYLSQQTQHVNMISGSVSGVKEADELPPDCSQNGLDHPSVDMSLEDSSGILVDGFERTYDGKLKCRYCNYATRGTARLIEHIRIHTGEKPHRCHLCPFASAYERHLEAHMRSHTGEKPYKCELCSFRCSDRSNLSHHRRRRHKLLPMKGARSLSHKKMLSVLQKKASSLGYGRRLLINFSPPSMVVHKADNVNDFSHELPHLRQETYDNQGRVVEDGHSTNQNHHQHDMVMDNPLNQLSTLAGQLASLPSESQAQTQPPMSPGAESIVDEKPFLIQQPHPATAPVAVSASMAHASSSSPITPEPRAPPHSNCSPGGGPCSEHSGRTSTPSISNSQPSTPAPGLSVPLQDPHMLHHCQHCDIYFPDNILYTIHMGCHGYENPFQCNICGHKCKSKYDFACHFARGQHK; encoded by the exons ATGGGTGAGGAAAAGCCGGACACGCTGGACTTTGTGAAGGACTTCCAGGAGTATCTgagccaacagactcaacatgTCAACATGATATCAGGCTCTGTCAGCGGCGTCAAGGAGGCGGACGAGCTGCCACCAG ACTGCAGTCAGAATGGACTGGATCACCCCTCAGTGGACATGTCACTAGAGGACAGCTCAGGGATCCTGGTGGATGGTTTTGAGAGGACCTATGACGGCAAGCTCAAGTGCCGCTACTGCAACTACGCCACCAGAGGCACAGCGAGACTCATTGAGCACATCCGAATTCACACAG GAGAGAAACCTCACCGCTGCCACCTCTGCCCCTTTGCTTCGGCCTACGAGCGGCACCTGGAGGCCCACATGCGATCCCACACAGGCGAGAAGCCTTACAAGTGTGAGCTGTGCTCCTTCCGCTGCAGTGATCGTAGCAACCTGTCGCACCATCGCCGTCGACGCCACAAACTCCTTCCCATGAAAGGTGCCCGCTCGCTTTCCCATAAGAAGATGCTGAGTGTTTTACAGAAGAAGGCCAGCTCGCTGGGTTATGGCCGCCGACTCCTCATCAACTTTAGCCCCCCTTCTATGGTGGTGCACAAGGCTGACAATGTGAACGACTTCTCCCATGAGCTGCCCCACTTACGTCAGGAGACATATGATAATCAGGGTCGCGTAGTCGAGGACGGGCACTCCACGAATCAAAATCATCATCAACATGATATGGTTATGGATAACCCCCTGAACCAGCTGTCCACCCTGGCCGGCCAGTTGGCCAGCCTTCCCTCAGAGTCCCAGGCCCAGACTCAACCTCCCATGTCTCCAGGAGCAGAGTCGATCGTTGATGAGAAGCCCTTCCTCATCCAGCAGCCCCACCCTGCCACAGCTCCTGTGGCTGTCTCAGCCAGCATGGCGCACGCCTCCTCTTCTTCCCCAATCACCCCAGAGCCCCGCGCTCCTCCCCACAGCAATTGCAGCCCTGGAGGGGGACCCTGCAGCGAGCACAGTGGGCGCACCAGTACCCCTAGTATCTCCAACAGCCAGCCCAGTACACCAGCCCCAggtctgtctgtcccactccAGGACCCCCATATGCTACATCATTGCCAGCACTGTGACATCTACTTCCCTGACAACATCCTCTACACCATCCACATGGGGTGCCACGGATACGAGAACCCATTCCAGTGCAACATCTGCGGCCACAAGTGCAAGAGCAAGTACGACTTTGCCTGCCACTTTGCTCGCGGGCAGCACAAGTAG